From one Brachypodium distachyon strain Bd21 chromosome 4, Brachypodium_distachyon_v3.0, whole genome shotgun sequence genomic stretch:
- the LOC100829423 gene encoding BTB/POZ and MATH domain-containing protein 2 has translation MSSSPLSAVLPTTASAVVTKAVAGSHVLKVKGYSLIKGLGVGKFIEFGKFSVGGSSWTVRFYPDGGPGSDYCADWVSIALFLLDPNPTTDVRANFKFNLLDQAQGKHVELNPQPGMRSFSNAKTGFGQDRFIKRMELDESTYLKDDCLEIRCDVTFALMKQISKVAVEAAKTQFVAVPPSDMHRHLAALLSGASGGGEGSVDVRFEVGGETFAAHRCLLAARSSVFSALLFGPMKEKTATCVKIEDMEPRVFKAMLHFIYTDSLPEMDKGETTVMAQHLLVAADMYNLPRLKLICEHELCKHVDGSTVDTMLALADQHGCRGLKEACLSTINFTRNLKETTAKIINKIIVEAHHSLS, from the exons ATGTCTAGCTCTCCCCTATCAGCAGTGCTGCCGACGACGGCGTCAGCCGTCGTGACCAAGGCCGTGGCCGGGTCGCACGTGCTCAAGGTCAAAGGGTACTCCCTGATAAAAGGCCTCGGCGTCGGCAAGTTCATCGAGTTCGGCAAGTTCAGCGTCGGCGGGAGCAGCTGGACCGTCAGGTTCTACCCTGACGGCGGGCCGGGCTCGGACTACTGCGCCGACTGGGTATCCATAGCTCTCTTTCTTCTGGACCCCAATCCTACTACGGATGTCAGGGCAAACTTCAAGTTCAACTTGCTCGACCAGGCCCAAGGCAAGCACGTTGAGTTGAATCCGCAACCGGGGATGCGCTCCTTCTCCAATGCAAAGACCGGCTTCGGACAGGATAGATTCATCAAAAGGATGGAGCTGGACGAGTCGACGTACCTCAAAGACGACTGCCTCGAGATCAGGTGCGACGTCACGTTCGCCCTCATGAAGCAGATCAGCAAGGTAGCTGTGGAGGCTGCCAAGACGCAGTTTGTCGCCGTGCCGCCGTCCGACATGCACCGACATCTTGCCGCGCTCCTCTCGGGCGCctccggcggtggcgagggCAGCGTGGACGTGCGTTtcgaggtcggcggcgagaCGTTCGCCGCGCATCGGTGCTTGCTCGCCGCTCGGTCGTCGGTGTTCTCGGCCCTGCTCTTTGGCCCGATGAAGGAGAAGACGGCGACGTGTGTGAAGATCGAGGACATGGAGCCGAGAGTGTTCAAGGCGATGCTCCACTTCATCTACACCGACTCGCTGCCGGAGATGGACAAGGGCGAAACAACCGTGATGGCTCAACATCTGCTTGTCGCGGCGGACATGTATAACCTTCCGAGGCTGAAGTTGATCTGTGAGCATGAGTTGTGCAAACACGTTGACGGAAGCACGGTGGACACTATGTTGGCATTGGCCGACCAGCATGGTTGTCGTGGGCTTAAGGAAGCGTGCTTGAGTACTATCAATTTTACGAGAAATCTCAAGGAAACCACGGCAA AGATAATTAATAAGATAATCGTGGAAGCTCATCACTCCCTCTCCTAG